Proteins from a genomic interval of Anolis sagrei isolate rAnoSag1 chromosome 1, rAnoSag1.mat, whole genome shotgun sequence:
- the LOC132766732 gene encoding photoreceptor outer segment membrane glycoprotein 2 — protein MAVLKVKFTKTKRDKLAQILWILNWVSVVSGAILFSLGLFLKIEIRKRSEVMAKGDVNSVPNMLISVGVIACIINFLGGKICYDCTDINKFNRWKLVMLPYIVCTFCFTFCILVGGIMCYTMRNELEESLYLGLRDAIKFYKDTDIPGRCFLKKTIDALQIRFQCCGNNGFRDWFEVQWVSVRYLDMASRDVLDRLKSNVDGKFLVDGVPFSCCNPNSPRPCIQYQLTNNSAHYNYDFLTEELNIWIKGCREALLDYYTDIMRSIGITVLIIWCFELSVLTGVRYLQTAMSNVLLLGDPQSDSEGWLLENSFVETAKYNISVIKNLGKANQISSVSGINDPNMNVQTVNYGQETVPTKSIPTT, from the exons ATGGCTGTCCTTAAAGTAAAATTCACCAAAACAAAGAGAGACAAGTTGGCTCAGATCTTGTGGATCTTGAACTGGGTTTCTGTGGTGTCCGGTGCAATTCTCTTCAGCCTAGGACTCTTTCTCAAAATAGAAATCAGGAAGCGCAGTGAAGTGATGGCCAAAGGAGACGTCAACTCTGTCCCCAATATGCTAATCTCTGTAGGAGTCATTGCCTGCATTATCAACTTCCTTGGAGGGAAAATCTGCTATGACTGCACAGACATCAACAAGTTTAACCGATGGAAGCTGGTCATGCTCCCATACATTGTATGCACATTCTGTTTCACCTTTTGCATCTTGGTGGGTGGCATTATGTGTTACACCATGAGAAATGAGCTGGAGGAATCTCTATACCTGGGACTGAGAGATGCTATCAAGTTCTACAAGGATACCGATATCCCCGGGAGgtgctttttaaagaaaactatAGATGCATTACAGATTAGATTCCAGTGCTGTGGAAACAATGGCTTCAGGGACTGGTTCGAAGTTCAGTGGGTCTCGGTTCGCTATCTGGATATGGCTTCAAGGGATGTTCTAGA CCGCCTGAAGAGTAACGTGGATGGGAAGTTCTTGGTGGATGGTGTCCCCTTCAGCTGTTGCAACCCAAACTCCCCCAGGCCCTGCATTCAGTATCAGCTCACAAACAACTCCGCTCACTACAATTATGACTTCCTGACAGAAGAACTTAACATTTGGATCAAAGGATGCAGGGAAGCCCTACTGGATTATTATACTGACATCATGAGATCCATTGGCATCACTGTGCTCATCATCTGGTGTTTTGAG CTGTCTGTGTTGACTGGGGTCCGTTACCTTCAAACAGCAATGAGTAACGTCCTCCTCCTGGGTGATCCACAGAGTGATTCGGAAGGCTGGCTGCTTGAGAACAGCTTTGTAGAAACTGCTAAATACAACATCAGCGTAATTAAAAATCTTGGAAAAGCAAATCAGATATCTTCGGTTTCAGGAATCAACGACCCCAACATGAATGTTCAAACTGTAAACTATGGTCAAGAGACTGTTCCCACAAAAAGCATCCCCACAACTTAA